A stretch of the Alnus glutinosa chromosome 6, dhAlnGlut1.1, whole genome shotgun sequence genome encodes the following:
- the LOC133871489 gene encoding uncharacterized protein LOC133871489, translating to MNEFLKYLEDMKKEKATPTRKKTGRVGFTERTQLENRSRRVEGAVNPPPSEGMVNHHYEERRLNEAIATLDEKYEEKYNQLQLEIQQKTKGKISRVDSLLNRSSPFAECVMAVQLPEKFKIPAIQTYTGVEDPTEHLDNYKTHTDLQGTPQELACRAFPLTLSGSAQDWFQKLPPGSIISFEDLGRKFITQFRVGCKRKKSSGQLMAMRQKGDESLKDYVIWFNQAKLMVDNPTEEMVYAALYQGLRVEGPLMFEIALNHPENLADLTDVIEKYVNQEEILAALRESNKQKIAESSNPGKKEKARKEEKRTETKKEPAKYYQFSIDEWTPLNSPINEVVMEIKRDPQYEKPYQLHNKYVREENRNKYCAFHDARGHVTEECRNLRILIEKFIKNGKLLCFIADNQGQPQQNQESCEHQDKESRHRDRSPQKHREVRRDKRREEPRREEPRRNRSRSNSRGTRGRDPRNEPVIADIRTIFGGFGGGGETSADRKAYARLQKYQEIMTVERPHKSHRRESMVVGFSDEDYAGVLLPHTDAIVVTLQPRKGDPGYLPFGGDYPTTKTIMVKFLLIDRPSAYNAILGRTSINDLKAITSTPHLKIKFPTKRGVGEVRGEQSVARQCYNVTMKGAPSRGNGGEKGEQ from the exons ATGAACGAGTTCCTGAAGTACCTGGAGGACATGAAGAAGGAGAAAGCAACACCCACGAGGAAGAAGACAGGGAGAGTAGGATTCACAGAAAGAACTCAACTTGAAAACCGATCTCGGCGAGTTGAAGGAGCCGTGAATCCTCCTCCTAGTGAAGGGATGGTGAATCACCATTATGAAGAAAGAAGGCTCAACGAAGCCATCGCCACGCTCGATGAGAAGTATGAAGAAAAGTATAATCAGTTGCAGCTTGAAATCCAGCAAAAGACCAAGGGGAAAATTTCTCGAGTAGACAGTCTCTTGAATAGATCTTCCCCATTCGCTGAATGTGTCATGGCAGTCCAACTGCCGGAGAAATTCAAAATTCCAGCTATCCAAACTTATACCGGGGTTGAAGATCCTACCGAGCATCTGGACAACTACAAAACGCACACGGATTTGCAGGGAACTCCACAGGAATTGGCATGCCGAGCCTTCCCGCTCACCTTGTCCGGTTCTGCCCAGGACTGGTTCCAAAAACTCCCACCGGGTTCCATCATAAGTTTTGAAGATCTCGGACGAAAATTTATAACCCAATTCCGAGTTGGGTGCAAACGGAAGAAGTCGTCCGGTCAATTAATGGCGATGCGCCAAAAGGGAGACGAATCTCTAAAGGATTATGTGATCTGGTTCAACCAGGCAAAGCTCATGGTTGATAACCCGACCGAGGAGATGGTTTATGCCGCTCTTTACCAAGGATTACGGGTGGAAGGGCCTCTCATGTTCGAGATTGCTCTCAATCATCCTGAGAATCTGGCCGATCTCACAGATGTGATTGAGAAGTACGTAAATCAGGAGGAAATCCTTGCGGCTCTGAGGGAGTCCAATAAACAAAAGATTGCGGAGTCAAGCAATCCTGGGAAGAAGGAAAAAGCCCGGAAGGAAGAAAAACGGACAGAAACAAAAAAGGAGCCTGCGAAGTATTACCAGTTTTCTATAGATGAGTGGACTCCTTTGAACTCTCCAATTAACGAGGTAGTGATGGAAATCAAGAGGGACCCGCAGTACGAGAAGCCTTACCAGCTTCACAACAAATACGTGAGAgaagaaaacagaaacaaatacTGCGCGTTCCATGATGCACGAGGCCATGTCACCGAGGAATGCCGAAATCTCAGAATCTTGATCGAGAAGTTCATCAAAAATGGAAAACTACTCTGTTTTATTGCAGACAACCAGGGCCAGCCTCAGCAGAATCAGGAGTCTTGCGAGCATCAAGACAAAGAGTCGAGACACAGAGATCGCTCCCCTCAGAAGCACCGGGAAGTTCGTCGAGACAAAAGGAGGGAGGAACCCCGTCGGGAAGAGCCTCGACGGAATAGAAGCAGAAGCAACAGTAGAGGCACACGGGGTCGTGACCCACGTAATGAACCGGTTATCGCCGATATCCGAACTATATTCGGGGGCTTCGGTGGAGGCGGAGAAACGAGTGCAGATAGAAAAGCCTATGCTCGGCTCCAGAAGTATCAGGAGATTATGACTGTAGAGAGACCCCACAAATCCCACCGAAGGGAATCCATGGTGGTGGGGTTTTCAGATGAAGATTATGCGGGAGTCTTGCTCCCTCATACCGACGCAATCGTGGTCACGCTACAA CCCAGAAAAGGTGATCCCGGCTACCTGCCCTTTGGTGGGGACTATCCAACTACAAAAACCATCATGGTTAAGTTCCTTCTAATCGACAGACcctcggcctacaatgcgatCCTTGGAAGGACATCCATCAACGATCTGAAGGCAATTACTTCCACACCACATTTGAAGATTAAATTCCCGACCAAGAGGGGAGTTGGGGAAGTAAGGGGAGAACAGAGCGTGGCACGCCAGTGCTATAACGTAACAATGAAAGGAGCCCCTTCACGGGGCAATGGTGGGGAGAAAGGCGAACAATAA